The Pelagibacterium halotolerans B2 genome has a segment encoding these proteins:
- a CDS encoding NAD-dependent succinate-semialdehyde dehydrogenase — protein sequence MRNEAVQVYPALSMYIGGQFIGADSRDGQTVINPANGMPLGTLPHATIGDLDCALAAAAAAFESWRWSSPTGRAAILRKVAGMVRERAETLALNITRDQGKPLAEACIEVSGAADHLEWHAEECRRIYGRVIPARSASVRQTVIRQPIGVCAAFSPWNFPLNQGLRKICAALGAGCTLILKPAEEAPSCMVAVAEMFEEAGLPPGVLNIVWGVPSEISDYLIRSPIVRKVSFTGSVAVGKHLAALAGAHMKRVTMELGGHSPVIVCDDADIERAATLLAGYKGLNAGQVCMSPSRFFVQEGVIDAFSELFVAAYASRTLGDGLDEGTIMGPLAHERRVEAMIAIVEDALDRGARVMTGGHRPEGPGSFFPPTVLTGVADEATVMREEPFGPVVPVTSFSTIDEVLGRANSVPYGLASYAFTRSLERAHTISTRLEAGMVTINHFGLALPETPLGGVKDSGLGSEGGVETFDAYLHTKFISEQTVT from the coding sequence ATGAGAAACGAGGCGGTCCAGGTCTATCCCGCGCTTTCGATGTATATCGGCGGCCAATTCATCGGTGCCGATAGCCGCGACGGGCAGACGGTGATCAATCCCGCCAATGGTATGCCGCTAGGCACGTTGCCGCACGCCACCATAGGGGATCTCGACTGCGCCCTTGCGGCAGCGGCGGCAGCGTTCGAATCCTGGCGCTGGAGTAGCCCGACGGGCCGGGCTGCCATCCTGCGAAAGGTGGCTGGGATGGTGCGCGAGCGCGCTGAAACCCTTGCGCTCAACATCACTCGGGATCAGGGTAAGCCGCTGGCCGAAGCCTGCATCGAAGTTTCCGGTGCGGCCGACCATCTCGAATGGCACGCCGAGGAGTGCCGCCGTATTTACGGTCGGGTCATCCCTGCGCGGTCCGCGTCGGTCCGCCAGACGGTGATACGCCAGCCTATCGGGGTGTGCGCGGCGTTCTCGCCCTGGAATTTTCCGCTCAACCAGGGGCTGCGCAAGATCTGCGCCGCGCTCGGAGCCGGGTGCACGCTTATCCTCAAGCCCGCCGAGGAGGCGCCGAGTTGCATGGTCGCGGTCGCCGAAATGTTCGAGGAGGCCGGGCTGCCGCCGGGCGTTCTCAACATCGTATGGGGCGTGCCGTCCGAGATCTCCGATTATCTGATCCGCTCTCCAATCGTGCGAAAGGTCTCCTTCACGGGCTCGGTTGCGGTGGGCAAGCACCTTGCAGCACTCGCCGGCGCTCACATGAAGCGAGTGACGATGGAGCTCGGCGGACATTCGCCGGTCATCGTATGCGACGATGCCGACATCGAAAGAGCGGCGACGCTTCTTGCCGGCTACAAGGGGCTCAATGCTGGGCAGGTCTGCATGTCGCCGAGCCGGTTCTTCGTACAGGAGGGCGTGATCGACGCGTTCTCCGAGCTCTTCGTTGCGGCGTATGCGAGCCGGACGCTTGGTGATGGACTGGATGAGGGAACGATCATGGGGCCGCTCGCCCACGAGCGGCGGGTGGAGGCGATGATCGCGATTGTCGAGGATGCGCTCGATCGCGGGGCGCGGGTGATGACGGGCGGCCACCGGCCCGAGGGACCGGGATCGTTCTTTCCTCCGACCGTGCTTACGGGCGTTGCCGACGAGGCGACCGTTATGCGCGAGGAGCCGTTCGGGCCCGTCGTGCCGGTGACGAGCTTTTCGACGATCGACGAGGTGTTGGGTCGGGCCAATTCGGTGCCCTACGGGCTCGCGTCCTATGCCTTCACCCGCTCGCTGGAGCGGGCGCATACGATCAGCACGCGGCTTGAAGCGGGCATGGTCACCATCAATCATTTTGGGCTCGCCCTGCCCGAAACCCCCCTGGGGGGTGTCAAGGACAGCGGCCTCGGCAGCGAAGGGGGTGTGGAAACTTTCGATGCCTATCTGCATACCAAGTTTATTTCCGAACAAACCGTTACGTGA
- a CDS encoding IclR family transcriptional regulator domain-containing protein gives MDQLDGAVSGGRGAPNGFASTRLASEDNAGKEGRPMSSRAPEGMAGLAKGLAIIELFGQDRTFLTVSSAADATGISRASARRCLLTLHDLGYLTKNGPRFLPTPRMLRLGQSYTGAISLPHLAQPQLEAACEELGESVSLSILEDGCSTFVARAEAARIVSTAIRLGTRLPAHAAATGRVLLSGCTEDELDAYFAAVEPTALTAHTVTDKAELKKIIRAAGRDKVAFTDEELEVGMVSMAIPVFNPDGRLVAAMSVSAARPRITVEDLRNRMLSTLRTFAEALSRSL, from the coding sequence ATGGACCAGCTCGATGGCGCGGTGTCGGGAGGACGGGGCGCCCCCAACGGCTTCGCCAGTACGCGTCTCGCGAGCGAAGACAATGCAGGAAAAGAGGGTCGGCCGATGTCGTCACGTGCGCCGGAAGGAATGGCGGGATTGGCCAAGGGGCTCGCCATTATCGAGCTGTTCGGCCAGGATCGCACCTTTCTCACCGTCTCGTCCGCTGCGGACGCGACCGGCATTTCGCGCGCCAGCGCACGGCGCTGCCTGCTCACTTTGCACGATCTCGGCTATCTCACGAAAAATGGGCCGCGCTTCTTGCCGACGCCGCGTATGTTGCGGCTCGGCCAATCCTATACCGGCGCCATCTCGCTGCCCCATCTCGCCCAGCCTCAACTCGAGGCGGCATGCGAGGAGCTAGGGGAGTCCGTGTCGCTGTCGATCCTCGAGGACGGGTGCTCGACCTTCGTTGCTCGAGCGGAAGCCGCGCGGATTGTCTCTACGGCAATCCGCCTCGGGACCCGATTGCCTGCTCATGCCGCGGCGACCGGGCGGGTTTTGTTGTCGGGCTGTACCGAGGACGAACTCGATGCCTATTTCGCCGCGGTCGAGCCGACGGCGCTCACCGCGCATACGGTGACCGACAAAGCCGAACTCAAAAAGATTATTCGGGCAGCCGGTCGCGACAAGGTGGCATTTACCGACGAAGAACTGGAAGTGGGCATGGTCAGCATGGCCATTCCTGTTTTCAATCCCGACGGGAGGCTCGTGGCAGCCATGAGCGTGAGCGCAGCACGACCGCGCATCACCGTCGAGGATTTGCGCAATCGCATGCTGTCGACCTTGCGCACCTTCGCCGAGGCTCTGTCGCGCTCCTTGTGA